One Solanum lycopersicum chromosome 2, SLM_r2.1 genomic region harbors:
- the LOC101255654 gene encoding uncharacterized protein isoform X2: MEEEPSEKQSRKLYGTDSDETGGKVSEMADKAKEVKDKATKTTQDAWKAIEDTAEELKEKVVGNIDPENVQEETVVEDEKELKKKLAKEAGGKPVDEDKGLNVNWRPIVEKKPQPS, translated from the exons ATGGAAG AGGAGCCATCGGAAAAACAGAGCAGGAAGCTGTACGGGACCGATAGTGATGAAACGGGTGGTAAAGTATCTGAAATGGCTGATAAAGCGAAGGAGGTGAAGGATAAAGCTACTAAAACAACTCAAGATGCGTGGAAAGCTATCGAGGATACTGCTGAAGAGTTGAAAGAAAAAGTGGTGGGAAATATAGATCCAGAGAATGTTCAAGAGGAAACTGTGGTGGAAGATGAGAAAGAGCTTAAGAAGAAATTGGCTAAAGAAGCAGGAGGAAAGCCTGTGGATGAAGATAAAGGCTTGAATGTCAATTGGAGACCCATTGTTGAGAAGAAACCACAACCCTCTTGA
- the LOC101255654 gene encoding uncharacterized protein isoform X1 — translation MASLSKKSIFNLSKAFPHRASTVFIGRQIWKGGYVAATEEPSEKQSRKLYGTDSDETGGKVSEMADKAKEVKDKATKTTQDAWKAIEDTAEELKEKVVGNIDPENVQEETVVEDEKELKKKLAKEAGGKPVDEDKGLNVNWRPIVEKKPQPS, via the exons ATGGCATCGTTAAGCAAAAAATCAATCTTCAACCTCTCTAAAGCCTTCCCACATCGAGCCTCCACTGTCTTCATCGGTCGTCAAATATGGAAG GGAGGATATGTTGCTGCAACAGAGGAGCCATCGGAAAAACAGAGCAGGAAGCTGTACGGGACCGATAGTGATGAAACGGGTGGTAAAGTATCTGAAATGGCTGATAAAGCGAAGGAGGTGAAGGATAAAGCTACTAAAACAACTCAAGATGCGTGGAAAGCTATCGAGGATACTGCTGAAGAGTTGAAAGAAAAAGTGGTGGGAAATATAGATCCAGAGAATGTTCAAGAGGAAACTGTGGTGGAAGATGAGAAAGAGCTTAAGAAGAAATTGGCTAAAGAAGCAGGAGGAAAGCCTGTGGATGAAGATAAAGGCTTGAATGTCAATTGGAGACCCATTGTTGAGAAGAAACCACAACCCTCTTGA